From the genome of Sulfitobacter sp. DSM 110093, one region includes:
- a CDS encoding amidase family protein yields MTDSKPLWQWSASEISAATRAGTISASDATEAAIARMNEVNPDLNAVVEDLADEARAAASALDASSAPKGALHGVPVTIKINVDQKGHATSNGVPAFKDLIAPEDAPLVRNLKDAGAIIIGRTNTPEFSFRADTDNPLYGRTYNPWGRHLSAGGSSGGAGSAVMAGIGALAHGNDIGGSLRFPASANGAVTVKPGLGRVPAWNPSQKAERGFLAQSMSVQGLIARTASDLHLSMPSLITPDARDPFHVPLPWRGAPIDGPIRVAVTREDFGFGLHGDVATALDNAASALSNAGYAVEEVDPPLASETGEVGYRALLGEVQALMGPDIRAHGSDEVNAIFDAYYAEFPPFEGTQQLEMIAKRTHYAREWSLFLEDYPLILTPFLLAPFFTAGRDTEGPEGVREVLGKAHWSFIMNFTGLPAGNIPTHIARLASGPQPIGVQIAGRRWREDLIVDAMQAIEKEIPPVCGALWDR; encoded by the coding sequence ATGACCGACAGCAAACCGCTTTGGCAATGGAGCGCCAGCGAAATCTCAGCGGCCACCCGGGCAGGCACAATCTCGGCCAGTGACGCCACCGAGGCGGCGATCGCACGTATGAATGAGGTCAATCCAGACCTGAACGCGGTTGTCGAAGACCTTGCTGACGAAGCACGGGCAGCGGCCAGCGCTTTGGACGCCAGCAGCGCGCCCAAAGGAGCGCTCCACGGCGTTCCGGTCACCATCAAAATTAACGTTGACCAAAAGGGCCATGCCACCAGCAACGGTGTTCCAGCGTTCAAAGACCTAATTGCGCCCGAGGATGCGCCGCTGGTTCGCAACCTGAAAGACGCAGGCGCGATCATCATCGGGCGCACCAACACGCCTGAATTTTCCTTCCGTGCGGACACGGACAACCCACTTTATGGGCGCACCTACAACCCATGGGGCCGGCATCTGTCGGCGGGCGGCTCTTCGGGCGGTGCCGGATCGGCCGTGATGGCCGGGATCGGCGCACTTGCCCATGGCAACGACATTGGCGGTTCGCTACGCTTTCCGGCTTCGGCAAATGGCGCGGTCACAGTGAAACCCGGATTGGGACGGGTGCCTGCGTGGAACCCCAGCCAAAAGGCAGAGCGGGGATTTTTGGCACAATCCATGTCGGTTCAAGGGCTTATCGCAAGAACTGCATCTGACCTGCACCTCTCGATGCCCTCCCTGATCACGCCAGACGCGCGCGACCCGTTCCATGTGCCGCTGCCTTGGCGTGGCGCACCGATAGACGGCCCGATCCGTGTCGCCGTCACCCGCGAAGATTTCGGGTTTGGCCTGCACGGTGATGTGGCCACGGCGCTTGATAATGCGGCATCCGCCCTGTCAAATGCAGGCTACGCCGTCGAAGAGGTCGACCCGCCCCTTGCGAGCGAGACCGGCGAAGTTGGATACCGCGCGTTATTGGGCGAAGTTCAAGCCCTCATGGGCCCGGATATTCGCGCCCACGGATCTGACGAAGTGAATGCGATCTTCGATGCCTACTATGCGGAATTCCCGCCTTTCGAGGGGACACAGCAACTGGAAATGATTGCCAAACGCACGCATTATGCCCGCGAATGGTCGCTGTTTCTTGAGGATTACCCCTTGATCCTGACCCCATTCCTGCTGGCGCCGTTCTTTACGGCTGGCCGCGATACGGAGGGTCCAGAAGGTGTGCGTGAGGTATTGGGCAAGGCGCATTGGTCGTTCATCATGAACTTTACTGGGCTGCCTGCTGGCAACATTCCAACGCATATCGCGCGGCTGGCCAGCGGCCCCCAGCCCATCGGGGTGCAAATCGCCGGCCGTCGCTGGCGCGAGGATCTGATCGTCGACGCGATGCAGGCGATCGAGAAGGAGATTCCGCCAGTTTGCGGGGCTTTGTGGGATAGGTAA
- the pyk gene encoding pyruvate kinase, giving the protein MIRNRRAKIVATVGPASASPFMLRNLFNAGVDTFRLNFSHGEHDIHAMTISAIRKLEQDVGAPIGILQDLQGPKIRLGRIKGGSRNLDRHEKVCFLPSETVEDETCLPLPHPEIFDAIEPGHRLFIDDGRVRLKVTGKKAGQIEAEVLEGGKVSDRKGVNLPDCVLDLPVLTEKDRTDLEFGLAHGVDWVALSFVQKATDLDEITAIIDGRAGLISKIEKPSALEDIEGIVDKSDAIMIARGDLGVEIPPEDVPARQKEIIALCRRTCRPVIVATQMLESMVTSPTPTRAEASDVATAIYDGADAVMLSAESATGDFPKEAVEVMARIIRSTEGHTFYEAAMAASREACLSDADAIADTGATLACALNAACITAYSMSGLTGLRVSARRPKLPLVVMTRDLSVARRMALVWGARSVLETSAIDYDSMVETAKSECRRLLSPSANEKMVVLSGVPFGQIGSTNNIRIATLR; this is encoded by the coding sequence ATGATCCGAAATAGACGCGCCAAGATTGTTGCCACAGTCGGCCCTGCAAGTGCCTCACCATTTATGTTGCGAAACCTGTTTAACGCAGGTGTCGATACGTTCCGCTTGAACTTCAGCCACGGCGAACATGACATTCATGCAATGACAATTTCGGCCATCCGCAAACTTGAGCAAGACGTCGGTGCGCCGATTGGGATTTTGCAAGACTTACAGGGTCCGAAGATCAGGCTCGGGCGTATAAAAGGCGGTTCGCGCAATCTGGATCGTCATGAGAAAGTTTGCTTCCTACCCTCAGAAACGGTCGAGGACGAAACATGCCTGCCGCTGCCGCATCCTGAAATCTTCGACGCCATTGAGCCGGGCCATCGACTGTTCATCGATGATGGTAGGGTCCGCCTGAAAGTGACGGGCAAGAAAGCCGGTCAGATCGAGGCCGAAGTTCTTGAAGGCGGTAAGGTTAGTGATCGCAAGGGTGTTAACCTACCGGATTGCGTACTTGATTTGCCGGTTCTAACCGAAAAGGACCGAACAGATCTTGAGTTTGGGTTGGCACATGGGGTCGATTGGGTCGCGCTGTCGTTTGTGCAGAAAGCCACAGACCTCGATGAAATCACGGCGATCATCGACGGCCGTGCTGGCTTGATCTCGAAAATCGAGAAACCCTCCGCGCTTGAGGATATCGAAGGGATCGTTGATAAATCCGACGCGATCATGATTGCACGGGGTGATCTCGGTGTCGAAATCCCGCCAGAGGACGTGCCCGCCCGCCAAAAAGAAATTATCGCTTTATGCCGGCGCACCTGCCGTCCGGTGATTGTCGCGACGCAGATGTTGGAATCTATGGTCACATCGCCAACTCCGACCCGCGCAGAGGCATCCGACGTCGCGACCGCGATCTACGACGGCGCTGATGCGGTCATGTTATCTGCGGAAAGTGCGACAGGTGATTTCCCCAAGGAAGCTGTTGAGGTGATGGCCCGCATCATTCGCTCGACCGAGGGGCACACGTTCTACGAAGCGGCGATGGCGGCCTCTCGCGAAGCGTGTCTGAGCGACGCCGACGCGATTGCCGACACAGGTGCAACGCTGGCCTGTGCTTTGAACGCCGCCTGTATCACGGCCTACTCTATGTCTGGACTGACGGGTCTGCGCGTATCGGCCCGCCGCCCAAAGCTCCCCCTCGTTGTGATGACCCGTGATCTTAGCGTGGCACGCCGTATGGCCTTGGTCTGGGGGGCGCGATCTGTGTTGGAAACCTCGGCAATCGATTATGACAGCATGGTAGAAACCGCCAAGTCGGAATGTCGCCGCCTGTTGTCTCCGTCGGCAAACGAGAAAATGGTGGTCTTGTCCGGTGTCCCTTTCGGCCAGATCGGTAGCACAAACAATATACGCATCGCCACGCTGCGATAG
- a CDS encoding class II glutamine amidotransferase, with amino-acid sequence MCRFLAYIGPELPIESLLLAPENSLLNQSLDPELHPSLQLAGWGFAAWSEHLLKPDAPLLYHRPKAAFHDDNAKTLIPSLQAHTMLSHIRAASYDASVVQADENCHPFSFEHTPWIIAQNGALPHWRQLQRELLQHCKDRYLTQMRGTTDTEFLYVLLLSLLEGDSDDDVQRGFEKLLKVICEAARKLDLASLTKLKISLVSSDRIIGVNYGCGHQGETDVNGDWKKLRDEDLHLSMLLEPVYVLTGTNFQDYANSYKVDACPEGEATSAIFASEPLTEDGDAWQSINFGEIVFLERKDGRIAKKVRKLDV; translated from the coding sequence ATGTGCCGCTTCCTCGCCTATATCGGACCCGAACTACCAATCGAGTCGCTGCTCCTTGCTCCTGAAAACTCTCTGCTGAACCAAAGCCTTGATCCGGAACTTCACCCAAGTCTGCAACTGGCAGGATGGGGTTTTGCCGCATGGAGCGAACATCTGCTGAAACCCGATGCGCCGCTGCTGTACCATCGGCCCAAGGCGGCCTTTCACGACGACAACGCCAAGACCCTAATCCCCAGCCTGCAGGCGCATACGATGCTCTCGCATATCCGCGCGGCGTCTTATGATGCCAGCGTCGTACAGGCCGATGAGAATTGTCATCCGTTTTCCTTTGAACATACGCCGTGGATCATTGCCCAGAACGGCGCCCTGCCCCATTGGCGGCAGTTGCAGCGCGAGCTTCTGCAGCATTGCAAGGATCGATACCTCACCCAGATGCGCGGCACGACGGATACGGAATTTCTCTATGTGTTGCTGCTTTCATTGCTGGAGGGCGACAGCGATGACGATGTGCAGCGCGGGTTTGAGAAACTGCTCAAGGTGATCTGCGAAGCGGCGCGAAAACTTGATCTCGCGTCGCTGACCAAGCTCAAGATCTCGTTGGTCAGTTCGGATCGGATCATTGGCGTGAACTATGGCTGCGGCCATCAAGGCGAGACGGATGTGAACGGCGATTGGAAGAAGTTGCGCGACGAAGACTTGCATCTGTCTATGCTGCTTGAGCCGGTCTATGTGCTAACAGGGACGAACTTTCAGGATTACGCCAATTCCTACAAGGTAGACGCCTGCCCCGAAGGCGAAGCCACATCGGCGATCTTTGCCTCTGAGCCGCTGACCGAGGACGGGGACGCGTGGCAAAGCATCAATTTCGGAGAGATCGTGTTTCTTGAGCGTAAAGACGGGCGCATTGCCAAAAAGGTGCGCAAGCTCGACGTTTGA
- a CDS encoding poly-gamma-glutamate hydrolase family protein, with translation MTDRFQNYADLSAEMARDDDYQIRAEDRQSAVIILAPHGGTIEPETSLIAEAIAGGDYSYYLFEALKAGAHGDFHITSHRFDEPQALELVAEATVAVAIHGRRDDGTETVWLGGRAEALRDAIGVALRDAGFDAAPNTTLPGLHETNICNRTRTGEGVQLELPRSLRRTLAEDPDLLESFSRAVRQTL, from the coding sequence ATGACGGATCGTTTCCAGAACTATGCCGACCTCTCTGCCGAAATGGCGCGCGATGATGATTACCAGATACGCGCGGAGGATCGGCAAAGCGCGGTGATCATTCTAGCACCTCACGGCGGCACGATTGAGCCTGAGACTTCGCTGATCGCTGAGGCAATCGCGGGGGGCGACTATTCCTACTATCTGTTCGAGGCGCTGAAGGCCGGGGCGCATGGGGATTTCCACATCACCTCGCACCGCTTTGACGAGCCGCAGGCGTTGGAGCTTGTGGCGGAGGCGACGGTGGCCGTGGCGATCCATGGGCGCAGGGATGATGGCACCGAAACGGTCTGGCTTGGTGGGCGTGCCGAGGCGCTACGTGATGCCATCGGCGTGGCTTTGCGCGACGCGGGGTTTGACGCGGCGCCCAACACCACCCTGCCCGGCTTGCATGAGACGAACATCTGCAACCGAACCCGCACAGGCGAAGGCGTTCAGCTAGAACTGCCGCGGTCGCTGCGGCGCACGCTTGCCGAAGACCCCGACCTATTAGAGAGCTTCAGTCGAGCGGTAAGGCAGACGCTGTGA
- a CDS encoding ABC transporter ATP-binding protein, producing the protein MTPDLECVDLVKRFGDTTAVNNVSFTVPPGSFFSILGPSGCGKTTIMRMIAGFLDPTSGDIRIKGGSVLDTPPNKRPVNMVFQHLALFPMMTIAENIGYGLRRRGMPKAEIAHKVDEALDRIGLPGIGARKTDELSGGQKQRVAIARCMVLEPDVLLLDEPLGALDLKLREHMKVELKALQAAFDTTFVYITHDQSEALVMSDQIAVMSNGQFEQVGKGQDLYYRPQTPFVAGFIGESNRWKGKIERVEGDALQLRTDSGLAMRATGAGIAQGARAEIFVRPESIRLAASADALAGFDNQLTGTVTSLLFNGAASRVLVQDDVGETLEVTLPQSGEFSSLKRGDAVHIGWGAGQATCFGAA; encoded by the coding sequence ATGACCCCAGATCTGGAATGCGTCGACCTCGTTAAGCGGTTCGGCGATACCACCGCTGTTAATAACGTCTCCTTCACGGTGCCGCCCGGCAGTTTCTTTTCCATCCTCGGGCCTTCGGGCTGCGGCAAGACGACGATCATGCGGATGATCGCGGGGTTTCTCGACCCCACCTCTGGTGACATTCGGATCAAGGGCGGATCGGTGCTCGATACGCCGCCGAACAAACGGCCCGTGAATATGGTGTTCCAGCATCTGGCGCTTTTCCCGATGATGACGATTGCCGAGAATATCGGCTACGGGCTGCGCCGCCGCGGCATGCCCAAGGCCGAGATCGCGCACAAAGTCGATGAGGCGCTCGACCGGATCGGCCTGCCGGGGATCGGCGCGCGCAAGACGGATGAGCTTTCGGGCGGTCAGAAACAGCGGGTCGCCATCGCGCGCTGCATGGTGTTGGAGCCTGACGTGCTGCTGCTGGATGAGCCGCTGGGCGCGCTGGACCTCAAGCTGCGCGAACATATGAAGGTTGAGTTGAAGGCCCTGCAAGCCGCCTTTGACACGACATTCGTCTATATCACCCACGACCAATCAGAAGCGCTGGTGATGTCTGACCAGATCGCCGTGATGAGCAATGGCCAGTTTGAGCAGGTCGGTAAGGGGCAAGACCTCTACTACCGCCCCCAGACGCCATTCGTCGCCGGTTTCATCGGAGAGTCGAACCGCTGGAAGGGCAAGATTGAGCGGGTGGAGGGCGATGCGCTGCAACTGCGCACCGACAGTGGGCTCGCGATGCGGGCCACCGGCGCGGGTATTGCCCAAGGCGCGCGGGCCGAGATTTTCGTGCGGCCCGAATCCATTCGGCTTGCCGCCAGCGCCGATGCGCTTGCAGGCTTTGACAATCAACTGACGGGCACGGTGACGAGCCTGCTGTTCAACGGCGCAGCTTCGCGCGTGTTGGTACAGGACGATGTTGGTGAGACGCTCGAAGTCACGCTGCCGCAATCAGGTGAATTCTCAAGTCTGAAACGTGGCGATGCGGTGCATATCGGCTGGGGCGCGGGGCAGGCGACCTGCTTTGGGGCCGCCTGA
- a CDS encoding extracellular solute-binding protein, with protein MTRTILLAGTMLAGLASVAQADTLRLLTWGGYAPEDVVAKFEEETGHTVEVTKSNNEEMIAKLRATGGGGFDLAQPSQDRIMGPQMEFGIYKPIDVSKLNKELFIPSMLDATMGNTTVNGDVYGVPHVWGTSGLVMNTAEAGDTVKDYTDLCAPEVAGKVSYRLKRPTLIGFAFAMGEDPFAAYGDEAKYAEIMGKVEAKLIECKENVKTYWGGGDELMNLLRSGEVTASMAWDTGGWKLNDDNADLTFVAPTSGALGWIDTFVLPAKGQADDVAYEWINFVMQPEVAAMITAAAGNFTASAGADEFAEDSLKAKYQASFPQEAIDNIKWYPPVPAGLETIEGEVLDRVQAAN; from the coding sequence ATGACACGAACCATTCTGCTGGCCGGCACCATGCTGGCGGGGCTTGCCTCCGTGGCCCAAGCCGACACGCTGCGTCTTTTGACATGGGGCGGCTACGCACCTGAGGACGTGGTCGCGAAATTTGAAGAAGAGACCGGCCATACCGTCGAAGTCACGAAATCCAACAATGAAGAGATGATCGCCAAGCTGCGCGCCACGGGCGGCGGTGGTTTTGACCTCGCTCAGCCTTCGCAAGACCGCATCATGGGCCCGCAGATGGAATTTGGCATCTACAAGCCGATTGACGTCTCCAAGCTGAACAAAGAGCTTTTCATCCCCTCCATGCTTGATGCGACGATGGGCAACACCACCGTGAACGGCGACGTCTATGGCGTGCCGCATGTCTGGGGCACCTCCGGTCTGGTGATGAACACCGCCGAAGCGGGTGACACGGTCAAGGATTACACCGACCTCTGCGCGCCGGAAGTGGCGGGTAAGGTTTCTTACCGCCTCAAGCGTCCCACCCTGATCGGTTTCGCCTTCGCCATGGGCGAAGACCCCTTTGCCGCCTATGGCGACGAAGCCAAATATGCCGAGATCATGGGCAAGGTCGAAGCCAAGCTGATCGAGTGCAAAGAGAACGTCAAAACCTATTGGGGTGGCGGTGATGAGCTGATGAACCTGCTGCGCTCGGGCGAGGTGACCGCGTCGATGGCATGGGACACCGGCGGCTGGAAGCTGAACGACGACAACGCTGACCTGACCTTCGTGGCCCCGACCTCGGGCGCTTTGGGCTGGATCGACACCTTCGTTCTGCCCGCCAAAGGGCAGGCCGACGATGTGGCCTATGAGTGGATCAACTTTGTCATGCAGCCCGAAGTCGCGGCGATGATCACCGCAGCGGCGGGCAACTTCACCGCCTCCGCAGGCGCAGATGAGTTCGCCGAAGACAGCCTGAAAGCCAAGTATCAGGCCAGCTTCCCGCAAGAGGCGATCGACAACATCAAATGGTATCCGCCAGTGCCTGCCGGTCTGGAAACAATCGAAGGCGAAGTGCTGGACCGCGTCCAAGCTGCCAACTGA
- a CDS encoding ABC transporter permease — protein sequence MIPTIPQSRSFRILYGGYVALFFLYLALPLTVVAVFAFNDSQFPSLPWEGFTWNWFFGAERPQIGVFHERGILRSVGTSAFVALCVAVMSVCVGTTNAFLFNRYEFRGKGFLYVLMLLPLVIPGIVLGISVLVFSSTLANGVWDMAQIDIQALRPGLLLVILGQFSFITTIATLVISARLQKFDRTLEEAALNLGADRLTAVRTITLPFLAPAMIGAVVVAFLMSFENFNTTLMLVGSDAPLTIAMFDRLKEGSTPLLNAVSLLLMLGSSLLALMLILFQKRG from the coding sequence ATGATCCCGACAATCCCGCAATCGCGCAGCTTTCGCATCCTCTATGGTGGCTATGTGGCGCTGTTCTTTCTCTATCTGGCTTTGCCGTTGACCGTGGTGGCGGTATTCGCCTTCAACGACAGCCAGTTCCCCTCCCTCCCGTGGGAGGGGTTCACGTGGAATTGGTTCTTTGGCGCGGAGCGTCCGCAGATCGGCGTCTTTCATGAACGCGGCATCCTGCGGTCGGTGGGCACATCGGCATTCGTGGCGCTTTGCGTGGCGGTCATGTCGGTTTGCGTTGGCACGACGAACGCCTTTCTGTTCAACCGCTATGAGTTTCGCGGCAAGGGGTTTCTCTATGTGCTGATGCTGCTGCCGCTAGTGATCCCCGGCATCGTGCTGGGCATCTCGGTGCTGGTGTTCTCATCCACGCTGGCCAACGGCGTCTGGGACATGGCGCAGATCGACATTCAGGCGCTGCGCCCCGGTCTGCTTTTGGTGATCTTGGGGCAGTTCAGCTTTATCACCACCATCGCCACGCTCGTCATCTCGGCTCGCTTGCAAAAGTTTGACCGCACGTTGGAAGAGGCGGCGCTGAACCTTGGCGCGGATCGTTTGACGGCGGTGCGCACGATCACCCTGCCGTTCCTTGCACCCGCGATGATTGGGGCGGTCGTTGTGGCGTTTCTCATGAGCTTTGAGAACTTCAACACAACGCTGATGCTCGTGGGCTCTGACGCGCCGCTGACCATCGCCATGTTCGATCGGTTGAAAGAAGGCTCAACCCCGTTGCTGAACGCCGTGTCGCTGTTGTTGATGCTGGGCTCATCCCTTTTGGCGCTGATGCTGATCCTGTTTCAAAAACGCGGATGA
- a CDS encoding ABC transporter permease, protein MRSQSRITFYLLLTPLVLWLGLLIIIPHIDMLLISLRERISFGVYETSLAQYEKALTEPLYLRTFWRTAVMSVLATALTLLIAFPVSYYIAKMAKGRLQQVLFLLCLIPFYVSELVRTFGWMILLRETGLVSNLLQWMGLVDRPVEMLYTDATMMVGLVYTSMLFMVVPLVTTLESLDDSVIEAGYDLGGSGLSVLREIIIPHAMPGIVSGCIVVFMLSLGNYLTPTMLGGKDSLWFTEMIYNQFIVRSNWELGAAFGFMLLVLSSVIVWGMLWLTGRTLKETMG, encoded by the coding sequence ATGCGCAGCCAATCCCGCATTACATTCTACCTGCTGCTGACGCCTTTGGTGCTGTGGCTGGGGCTTTTGATCATCATCCCGCATATCGACATGCTGCTGATCTCGCTGCGCGAACGGATCAGTTTTGGCGTCTATGAAACCAGTCTGGCACAATATGAAAAGGCGCTGACCGAACCGCTCTATCTGCGCACGTTTTGGCGCACGGCGGTGATGTCGGTGCTGGCAACCGCGCTGACGCTGCTGATCGCCTTCCCGGTGTCTTATTACATCGCCAAGATGGCGAAGGGGCGCTTGCAGCAGGTGCTTTTCCTGCTCTGCCTGATCCCGTTCTACGTCTCTGAACTGGTGCGCACCTTCGGCTGGATGATCCTGCTGCGCGAGACCGGTCTCGTCTCGAACCTGCTGCAATGGATGGGTCTGGTGGATCGCCCGGTTGAGATGCTTTATACTGATGCCACGATGATGGTGGGGCTGGTCTATACCTCCATGCTCTTCATGGTGGTGCCGCTTGTCACCACGCTGGAAAGCCTCGACGACAGTGTGATTGAGGCGGGCTATGATCTGGGCGGCAGCGGGCTTTCCGTCCTGCGTGAGATCATCATCCCCCACGCCATGCCCGGCATCGTTTCGGGCTGCATCGTGGTCTTTATGCTGAGCTTGGGCAACTACCTGACGCCGACAATGCTGGGCGGCAAGGACAGCCTGTGGTTCACCGAAATGATCTATAATCAGTTCATCGTACGCTCCAATTGGGAGCTTGGCGCCGCCTTTGGCTTTATGCTTTTGGTGCTGTCCTCGGTGATCGTCTGGGGCATGCTCTGGCTGACGGGCCGGACCCTCAAGGAAACGATGGGGTGA
- a CDS encoding SH3 domain-containing protein yields the protein MRRITFATVSTLTFVAGCAGIAADQVMVHRTGPDELLKLRSGPGLDFGVIMGLPDGTILNRRDCVTEIGQLWCRVSLADAPEVRGYVSADYISDI from the coding sequence ATGCGCAGGATCACATTCGCTACCGTTTCCACCCTTACGTTCGTCGCAGGCTGTGCGGGCATCGCCGCCGATCAGGTCATGGTGCACCGCACCGGGCCGGATGAGCTTTTGAAACTGCGCAGCGGCCCCGGGCTCGACTTTGGGGTCATCATGGGGCTGCCTGATGGCACCATCCTAAACCGCCGCGATTGCGTGACCGAGATTGGCCAGCTTTGGTGCCGTGTGTCCTTGGCCGATGCGCCAGAGGTACGGGGCTATGTCTCGGCTGATTATATCTCGGATATCTGA